A region from the Melioribacter roseus P3M-2 genome encodes:
- a CDS encoding prephenate dehydrogenase/arogenate dehydrogenase family protein — translation MHFKKIAFLGLGLIGGSLAKALKSANPGLLISAYDRRDVLEKALNEKAIDRGLDTVEDALDDDLIFLCFPVDKSIETFKNLIPKLKPGQTISDVCSVKEIFHQIWNECGGNCSGFYIGGHPMAGKEKNGYEHSDSTLFENSVYILSDSSKNYPTLNEFADLIHSTGAHITFLNPKVHDIIVAAVSHLPQLLSVSLINSAVIKDSDINFFDFAAGGFRDMTRIAASDFNLWEPIIRYNQKNILQAIDNFSYDLTELKNAIEKGNYKLLAEKFESARKKRDEIPKNTKGFINPLFDIFVFVKDQPGVLAKITSALYEAGINIRDLELLKIRLGSGGTFRISFETQQDADKAKHIIESIGFTTRI, via the coding sequence CGGCTTACGACCGCCGCGATGTGCTCGAAAAAGCGCTCAACGAAAAGGCAATCGACCGCGGACTCGATACAGTAGAAGATGCATTGGACGACGATTTGATATTCCTTTGCTTCCCCGTCGACAAATCGATAGAAACTTTTAAGAATTTGATTCCGAAACTGAAGCCGGGGCAGACAATATCGGACGTCTGCAGCGTAAAAGAAATATTCCATCAAATATGGAACGAATGCGGCGGCAATTGCAGCGGGTTTTATATCGGCGGTCATCCTATGGCGGGAAAAGAAAAAAACGGTTACGAGCATTCCGATTCTACCTTATTTGAAAACAGCGTTTATATTTTAAGCGACTCGTCAAAAAACTATCCGACGTTGAATGAATTTGCGGATCTTATACATTCAACCGGCGCGCATATTACTTTCTTGAATCCGAAAGTGCACGATATAATAGTTGCTGCAGTCAGTCATTTGCCGCAATTACTTTCGGTATCGTTGATTAACTCCGCAGTTATTAAAGACAGCGATATTAATTTCTTCGATTTCGCAGCAGGCGGATTCAGAGATATGACTCGCATTGCCGCCAGCGATTTTAACCTCTGGGAGCCGATAATCAGATACAATCAAAAAAATATTTTACAGGCTATAGATAATTTTTCGTACGATCTTACGGAATTGAAAAACGCTATAGAAAAGGGAAACTACAAACTATTGGCGGAAAAATTCGAAAGCGCCCGCAAAAAAAGAGACGAAATTCCAAAGAATACTAAAGGCTTTATCAACCCGCTCTTCGACATTTTTGTCTTTGTTAAAGACCAGCCGGGAGTGCTTGCCAAAATAACCTCTGCGCTCTATGAAGCGGGAATTAATATAAGGGATCTGGAACTGTTGAAAATAAGATTAGGCTCCGGCGGCACGTTTAGGATTTCTTTCGAAACTCAACAGGACGCGGATAAAGCCAAACATATTATCGAGAGCATCGGATTTACGACGCGCATTTAA
- a CDS encoding alpha-amylase family glycosyl hydrolase has translation MAKTKVASSLFPYNLSKNSYPKYEFHVAADIRKKYDIEDEFFSIEGNLVFADFHAVRKLVHKINSKRNPSDYVQAGKVNAAALIDEIYHYLFRIYEENVNPGVIERAADFITKHLSENQYRKLLFEFLELFPTTDIFRGRIGIYDYLNSMTAGKKNTDIVLEELILLHFANQNPANKKIRELFDDNYFKEKDLYYKSIEILEQFFKEEKRFGLENQDLFTFFKTPFQYSPEDIEGQLDFIREKWGVLLNEDFLKKLLRSKDFIKEEYIQGGGPGGAPAVAPNFFGVPDNADILRLGKSGYQYALEAQKDYEEPENFTADTDWMPKVVLIAKNTYVWLDQLSKKYQRPIKRLDQIPDEELETLRRWGFNALWLIGIWERSSASKKIKHLMGNVDAIGSAYSLYDYIIAEDLGGEEAYQNLNKRARHFGIRLASDMVPNHTGIYSRWIVEHPDYFIQASYPPFPSYSFTGPNLSDDPSVQIRIEDGYWDRSDAAVVFEWINNHTGERRYIYHGNDGTNMPWNDTAQLDMIKAEVREAVIQKIFEVARKFSIIRFDAAMTLTKRHFSRLWYPEPGKGGDIPSRSDFSMTKEEFDRLFPKEFWREVVDRINQEMPDTLLLAEAFWLMEGYFVRTLGMHRVYNSAFMHMLMKEENDKFRDLITNTLEFEPEILKRYVNFMSNPDEETAIKQFGSDDKYFGVCILMSTLPGLPMFAHGQIEGLTEKYGMEYQRAYYHESPNQWLIDRHEREIFPLLGKRYLFSNVENFWLYDFIDDYGHVNENVISFTNRENDEKTLVFYNNKYEATSGKIFRSTPKLVQRGGKKELHVKTLSDALDIKSSKNYYYVFREHVTNLEYLKSGYDLSIDGFYIELKGFQSAVFLDFREIYDEFGDWKKLERKLQGKGVPSISRAMIEMQLEPIHKTFLDIFEDDSLEEFYDNYIHGSEDINSGESILKGRFNKLIDTVCAQFEIESDNHLIWKNFELEVEALKFLNGALQRHFIVDENIPNKELHKAIITNEYRNYKDDTILYLIWLVVSNMSSLFEDDGDLNKKNYINKILLDSPIRQILKRIGKGEFELLRELLLLKILQDINNGAIEMFCDGGKNEQVENGKYEFNCILNLLNDESVRTYIGVNEYEGVVYFSKENFEEFLDWLFTLSVIEKIIMYILTENDNERAEENSEKEIVKIINNAFKKYTVIKKLSEESGYRLDIFKDFLRK, from the coding sequence ATGGCAAAAACTAAAGTCGCTTCGTCGCTGTTTCCGTATAATCTAAGTAAAAATTCGTATCCCAAATATGAATTTCATGTTGCGGCAGATATCCGAAAAAAATACGATATCGAAGATGAATTCTTTTCGATAGAAGGCAATTTGGTTTTTGCAGACTTTCATGCAGTCCGCAAGCTTGTTCATAAAATCAACTCTAAGCGAAATCCTTCGGATTACGTTCAGGCAGGCAAAGTTAATGCAGCGGCATTAATCGACGAAATTTACCATTACCTTTTCAGGATTTATGAGGAAAACGTTAATCCGGGAGTAATCGAACGAGCCGCCGATTTTATTACGAAACATTTGAGTGAAAATCAGTATAGAAAGTTGCTGTTTGAATTTTTAGAATTATTCCCTACTACCGATATATTCAGGGGGCGTATCGGAATTTACGATTATCTCAATTCGATGACCGCCGGGAAAAAGAATACCGATATTGTACTGGAAGAGTTGATACTTCTTCATTTTGCAAATCAAAATCCCGCTAACAAAAAAATCAGAGAATTATTCGACGATAATTATTTCAAGGAGAAAGACCTTTATTACAAGAGTATAGAAATTCTGGAACAGTTCTTCAAAGAAGAAAAGCGCTTCGGATTGGAAAATCAGGATTTATTTACTTTTTTCAAAACGCCGTTTCAATACAGTCCGGAAGATATAGAAGGGCAACTCGATTTTATAAGAGAAAAGTGGGGCGTTTTATTAAATGAAGATTTTTTGAAAAAATTATTGCGCAGCAAAGATTTTATTAAAGAAGAATATATACAGGGCGGAGGTCCCGGCGGAGCGCCGGCGGTAGCTCCGAATTTCTTTGGAGTTCCGGACAATGCCGATATTCTTCGTCTCGGTAAATCAGGTTATCAGTATGCCCTCGAAGCGCAAAAAGATTATGAAGAGCCGGAAAATTTTACCGCCGATACCGATTGGATGCCCAAAGTAGTATTGATTGCAAAAAATACTTATGTATGGCTCGATCAACTGAGTAAGAAATACCAGAGGCCAATAAAAAGACTTGATCAAATACCCGATGAGGAACTCGAAACTTTAAGACGCTGGGGGTTCAACGCGCTCTGGTTGATCGGCATATGGGAAAGAAGCAGCGCATCGAAAAAGATTAAACACTTGATGGGAAATGTAGACGCTATCGGGTCGGCTTATTCACTCTACGATTATATAATTGCCGAAGATCTGGGCGGAGAAGAAGCTTATCAAAACCTGAATAAAAGAGCCAGACATTTCGGCATACGTCTCGCAAGCGATATGGTGCCAAACCATACGGGAATTTATTCCCGCTGGATTGTGGAACACCCGGATTATTTCATACAGGCATCTTACCCTCCGTTCCCGTCATACAGTTTCACGGGACCTAATTTGTCGGACGATCCGTCTGTCCAAATTCGAATAGAGGACGGGTATTGGGATCGTTCTGACGCGGCTGTCGTATTCGAATGGATTAATAATCATACGGGCGAAAGGCGTTATATTTATCACGGCAACGACGGCACTAATATGCCGTGGAACGATACTGCGCAACTGGATATGATCAAAGCGGAAGTGCGCGAAGCCGTAATTCAGAAAATATTCGAAGTGGCTCGCAAATTTTCGATTATTCGATTCGACGCGGCGATGACTTTAACCAAAAGGCACTTTTCGAGACTCTGGTATCCGGAACCGGGCAAAGGCGGGGACATCCCCTCGAGGTCGGATTTTTCGATGACCAAAGAAGAATTCGACAGATTGTTTCCCAAAGAATTTTGGCGCGAAGTAGTCGACAGAATTAATCAGGAGATGCCCGACACTCTACTCCTTGCAGAGGCATTCTGGTTAATGGAAGGATATTTTGTAAGAACGCTCGGCATGCATCGGGTCTATAATTCGGCTTTTATGCATATGCTGATGAAAGAAGAGAACGATAAATTCAGGGATTTGATTACGAACACACTTGAATTCGAACCTGAAATACTAAAACGGTATGTTAATTTTATGAGCAATCCCGACGAAGAAACAGCAATAAAACAATTCGGCTCGGACGATAAATATTTCGGTGTTTGTATCTTAATGTCGACTTTGCCCGGATTGCCGATGTTTGCTCACGGTCAAATTGAAGGTCTTACCGAAAAATACGGAATGGAATATCAAAGGGCGTACTATCACGAATCGCCGAATCAATGGTTAATCGACCGGCATGAAAGAGAAATATTTCCTCTCCTCGGCAAAAGATATTTGTTCAGCAATGTTGAAAATTTCTGGCTTTACGATTTTATTGACGACTACGGGCATGTCAACGAAAACGTAATATCTTTTACCAACAGGGAAAACGACGAGAAGACTCTCGTGTTTTATAATAATAAATACGAAGCAACCTCCGGGAAAATATTCAGATCTACGCCCAAATTGGTGCAGCGAGGAGGTAAGAAAGAATTACACGTAAAAACTCTTTCAGACGCTCTCGACATTAAATCCTCTAAAAATTATTATTACGTCTTTAGAGAACATGTAACAAATCTCGAATATCTCAAATCCGGCTATGACCTTTCGATCGACGGATTCTATATAGAACTAAAAGGATTCCAATCTGCTGTGTTTCTGGATTTCAGAGAAATCTACGATGAATTCGGAGATTGGAAAAAGCTCGAACGTAAACTACAGGGGAAAGGCGTTCCAAGCATATCTCGAGCAATGATAGAAATGCAACTCGAACCGATACACAAAACATTCCTCGATATTTTCGAAGATGATTCATTGGAGGAATTTTACGATAATTATATTCACGGATCGGAAGATATAAACAGCGGAGAATCAATTTTAAAAGGGAGATTCAATAAATTAATCGACACCGTTTGCGCGCAATTTGAAATCGAGTCGGATAATCATTTGATATGGAAAAATTTCGAACTCGAAGTCGAAGCCCTGAAGTTTCTAAACGGCGCATTACAGAGGCATTTTATTGTGGATGAAAATATTCCGAATAAGGAACTGCATAAAGCAATAATTACAAATGAATACAGAAACTACAAAGACGATACGATCCTTTATTTGATATGGCTGGTAGTATCGAATATGTCGTCGCTTTTCGAAGACGATGGAGATTTGAACAAGAAAAATTACATTAACAAGATATTGCTCGATTCGCCCATCAGGCAAATACTCAAAAGAATCGGCAAGGGCGAATTCGAATTGTTGCGGGAATTATTGCTGCTTAAAATCTTGCAGGACATCAATAACGGAGCCATCGAAATGTTTTGCGACGGCGGGAAGAATGAACAAGTAGAGAACGGAAAATACGAGTTCAATTGTATACTCAATTTGCTGAATGACGAGTCGGTTAGAACATATATCGGTGTCAATGAATACGAAGGAGTAGTTTATTTCAGCAAGGAAAATTTCGAGGAATTTTTAGATTGGCTATTTACGCTCTCGGTAATCGAAAAAATAATTATGTATATACTCACGGAAAATGATAACGAAAGAGCCGAAGAAAATTCGGAAAAAGAAATAGTGAAAATCATTAATAACGCTTTCAAGAAATATACAGTGATTAAAAAGCTTTCGGAAGAATCCGGTTACCGACTCGATATATTTAAAGATTTTTTGAGAAAATAA
- a CDS encoding outer membrane beta-barrel protein, with amino-acid sequence MKRLLTLLILVTLPLSAFSQSRVSAGIIFSHFNNIGDKGITDIKTPVGYGALAGYDITEEFTVAFTVEYLKGDMKELSGKETDYRTGLTAVVKPFNTDLIFPYISAGFVTSYKKYDYDNLPSDDKFKLYARYGAGVDYKLLDNLSINFDMGVYFNGMEFSGWTNSLGLRITPNL; translated from the coding sequence ATGAAACGATTATTAACGTTATTGATACTTGTAACTTTGCCGCTATCCGCTTTTTCTCAAAGCAGAGTCTCGGCAGGAATTATTTTCAGTCACTTCAACAACATCGGCGACAAAGGAATTACCGATATAAAAACTCCCGTCGGTTACGGAGCGCTAGCCGGATACGACATTACAGAAGAATTTACCGTAGCATTTACAGTAGAATATCTGAAAGGCGACATGAAAGAATTGAGCGGTAAAGAAACCGATTACAGAACCGGTTTAACCGCCGTAGTTAAACCGTTTAATACTGATTTGATCTTTCCCTATATATCCGCCGGATTTGTCACGTCATATAAGAAATATGACTACGACAACTTGCCCTCCGACGATAAATTCAAATTGTACGCACGGTATGGCGCAGGCGTCGATTATAAACTGCTCGACAATCTTTCGATTAATTTCGACATGGGCGTTTATTTCAACGGAATGGAATTCTCAGGATGGACGAACAGCTTGGGATTGAGAATAACTCCCAATTTATAA
- a CDS encoding ABC transporter permease, producing MRIKNIIKNITCLIVDESRNIRRDFDLLSILILAPLFYSFFYSSVYINKVERDVPVAVADLDKTKSSRELIRLLDAHSNIGVKYEIEFPDEKLLSEGSVQGIIVIPKHYEERLKRHEKNAIKVYLNTSRFLISNDLNKGINETVASINDEIKSSVFISKGYAPEQAKILSEPVQLEIRNLFNLSDSYGYYLIPAVLVLILHQTLLMGVSESIAQMRENDEITLWGDNYGILQTLIAKGIYYILLYSVYLLFFTIIIFPLFGIDFKGSYIVLTITGFLFLGSVVYFGIFISSFFKKKLHALQIMALTSYPIFLFSGYSWKLDAMPIVIKLLSYSAPFTPYMNLFTRLSQAGAGIPNLLPEILHLTLLLLFYLAASLIRIHKLNRGIK from the coding sequence ATGAGAATTAAAAACATCATAAAAAATATAACATGCCTTATTGTCGACGAATCGCGAAACATTAGAAGAGACTTTGATCTTCTTTCAATACTCATTCTCGCTCCGTTATTTTATTCTTTCTTCTACAGCTCCGTATATATCAATAAAGTGGAGCGGGACGTTCCGGTGGCTGTGGCCGACTTAGACAAAACAAAATCCTCGAGAGAATTAATTCGTTTACTCGACGCCCACTCTAATATCGGCGTCAAATACGAAATCGAATTCCCTGACGAAAAGTTGTTAAGCGAAGGCTCGGTTCAGGGAATAATTGTTATTCCGAAGCATTACGAAGAAAGATTGAAAAGACACGAAAAGAACGCTATTAAAGTATATCTGAACACATCGCGTTTTTTGATTTCGAATGATTTAAATAAAGGTATAAACGAAACCGTCGCTTCTATCAACGATGAAATTAAAAGTTCTGTTTTCATATCGAAAGGCTATGCTCCGGAACAGGCGAAGATATTATCCGAGCCCGTGCAACTTGAAATCCGTAACTTGTTTAATTTGTCGGACAGCTACGGTTATTATTTAATACCCGCCGTTTTGGTTCTTATATTGCACCAGACGCTATTAATGGGCGTTTCCGAAAGCATAGCCCAAATGAGGGAAAACGACGAAATCACATTGTGGGGGGATAATTACGGTATATTGCAAACACTTATTGCGAAGGGTATTTACTATATACTTCTGTATTCCGTATATCTGTTGTTTTTTACTATTATAATTTTCCCTCTGTTCGGAATTGATTTCAAAGGCAGTTATATCGTTCTTACAATAACCGGATTTCTGTTCCTCGGCAGCGTTGTTTATTTCGGTATTTTTATTTCTTCATTCTTCAAGAAAAAATTACACGCGCTTCAGATAATGGCTCTCACATCGTATCCCATATTTCTCTTTTCGGGATACAGCTGGAAATTAGATGCAATGCCTATTGTAATTAAATTGTTGAGTTATTCAGCGCCATTCACGCCTTACATGAATCTTTTTACGCGGTTATCTCAAGCCGGGGCGGGCATTCCAAACCTCCTGCCCGAGATTTTACATCTTACATTGCTTCTATTGTTCTACTTAGCCGCTTCTCTAATCAGAATTCACAAATTAAACAGAGGTATAAAATGA
- a CDS encoding ABC transporter permease — MSGTSIFIAVVMPFILILILNSIYKKEILRELPVAVYDCDRSELSRKLIRLIDASPSMEIIDSYVSIDMIEDGFNSGKTEAVFYIPSDFERSIKRGLQSRIIVYKNSSNIITSNLILKDASTIVKTFSAGTLLNKFEKNSMNETIAYPLVNPVKIETSSLYNPNYSYVSYLPPGLIAFTLQIAIMLSTSLIINSEFTGRAFGELILISRGNSLLIFAGKFAPYFTLYFFMTLIILFIIFPLYNIAVNGSYVVLLLLFIIFIAVNVNSGILISSLFNDQLFATELTIFINTPAFILSGYTFPVWAMPSVHKALAYSMPFTYFLEAFIKIIRAGANPSDMTSELAALIFFAIITFAAAYIALKYRINKITSEQLK, encoded by the coding sequence ATGAGCGGAACCTCAATATTCATTGCGGTTGTTATGCCCTTCATTCTTATACTGATACTCAATTCGATATATAAAAAAGAAATTTTACGCGAGTTGCCCGTAGCGGTTTACGACTGCGACAGAAGCGAGCTTTCGCGAAAATTAATACGGCTTATCGACGCTTCCCCGTCAATGGAAATAATCGATTCATACGTTTCAATCGATATGATTGAAGACGGTTTCAATAGCGGCAAAACGGAAGCGGTCTTTTATATACCCTCGGATTTCGAACGTTCAATTAAGCGAGGGCTGCAATCTAGGATAATTGTGTACAAAAACAGCTCTAATATTATTACGAGCAATCTCATATTAAAAGACGCTTCCACAATCGTCAAGACTTTTTCGGCCGGAACGCTGCTTAATAAATTCGAAAAGAATTCGATGAACGAAACAATCGCCTACCCGTTGGTTAATCCGGTTAAAATAGAAACGAGTTCGCTCTATAATCCCAACTACAGTTACGTGAGCTACCTGCCGCCCGGCTTAATAGCTTTTACGCTTCAGATCGCTATTATGCTTTCGACGTCGCTGATAATAAATTCCGAATTTACCGGAAGAGCCTTTGGAGAACTGATTTTGATTTCGCGCGGGAACTCTTTATTAATCTTTGCGGGAAAGTTCGCGCCTTACTTTACGCTTTATTTTTTCATGACGTTGATAATTCTTTTTATAATTTTTCCGCTCTACAATATAGCTGTTAATGGTTCGTACGTCGTATTATTACTGCTATTTATTATTTTCATCGCCGTCAACGTCAATTCGGGTATATTGATATCCTCGTTATTTAATGATCAACTTTTTGCAACCGAGCTGACAATATTCATAAACACCCCCGCTTTTATACTCAGCGGTTATACTTTCCCGGTTTGGGCAATGCCCTCGGTTCATAAAGCCCTGGCTTATTCAATGCCGTTTACGTACTTCCTCGAAGCCTTTATAAAAATCATCCGCGCCGGCGCGAATCCGTCAGATATGACGTCGGAATTAGCTGCGCTAATATTCTTTGCGATAATCACATTTGCAGCGGCATATATTGCGTTAAAATACAGAATCAATAAAATTACCAGCGAACAACTTAAATGA
- a CDS encoding HlyD family secretion protein, with the protein MNKKIIIPSLAIVFFSLAFFIAFSGISSGDEKIITGLVESRQVDVSSKIPGRLKKIFVREGDKVNIGDTLAIIESRELEAKLKQAKGALEAANAKYRMALNGARDEEKEAAMNLYLQAKSQYEYVSKTYNRFKELYKENVISLQEFDEIEFKYNAAKAQMEAAKAKYDMALKGAREEEISAARGLVTQAENAYNEVLAYYEELVIKSPISGEVTDIYADIGELINSGYPVFSILPENDRYVILHVREDEMQNISKGKIFKATIRALGNKELSVKVNYISPLGDFADWKPTNRKGDFDLKTFEVHLVPIDNNFKLLPGMTAQINLEN; encoded by the coding sequence ATGAATAAGAAAATCATAATTCCATCTTTAGCAATCGTATTTTTCAGTTTAGCGTTCTTTATTGCATTTTCCGGTATCTCCTCCGGCGACGAAAAGATTATTACCGGTTTGGTCGAATCTCGTCAAGTCGACGTATCCTCTAAAATACCCGGAAGGCTTAAGAAAATATTTGTCCGCGAGGGAGACAAAGTAAATATTGGAGACACACTTGCAATAATTGAAAGCAGGGAGCTCGAAGCCAAATTGAAACAGGCAAAAGGAGCCTTAGAAGCGGCGAATGCGAAATATCGGATGGCTCTCAACGGCGCTCGTGATGAAGAAAAAGAAGCCGCTATGAATTTATATCTCCAGGCTAAATCTCAATACGAATACGTTTCCAAAACTTATAATCGATTTAAAGAGCTATATAAAGAAAATGTTATTTCGCTGCAGGAATTCGACGAAATCGAATTTAAATACAATGCAGCAAAAGCCCAGATGGAAGCCGCAAAAGCCAAATACGACATGGCTCTCAAAGGCGCGCGCGAAGAAGAGATTTCGGCGGCGCGCGGACTTGTTACTCAAGCGGAGAACGCCTACAACGAAGTTCTGGCTTATTATGAGGAGCTTGTGATTAAATCTCCCATTTCAGGCGAAGTAACCGACATCTACGCCGATATAGGAGAACTGATTAATTCAGGCTACCCAGTTTTTTCAATTCTTCCCGAAAACGACCGATATGTAATACTTCACGTCCGAGAAGACGAAATGCAAAATATCTCCAAGGGGAAAATTTTCAAGGCAACCATTCGGGCTCTCGGCAACAAGGAACTGTCAGTGAAGGTTAATTACATTTCCCCTTTGGGCGATTTTGCAGATTGGAAACCTACAAACCGGAAAGGCGATTTCGATCTTAAAACCTTTGAAGTTCATCTGGTCCCAATTGATAATAATTTCAAGCTTCTGCCGGGCATGACGGCTCAGATAAATTTAGAGAATTAG